From the Primulina tabacum isolate GXHZ01 chromosome 3, ASM2559414v2, whole genome shotgun sequence genome, one window contains:
- the LOC142540952 gene encoding hexosyltransferase GAUT11-like isoform X1 — MRRRAADYRRPIRRRLSYWICALLVVFSFVGFLLFIVQHNHNDEDRAEQPVMEFNDHVVHENRNSTKDMSSARSYARQLGEQMTLAKAYVIIANEHNNLHLAWELSSKIRSCQFLLSKAAMRNEPIALEEAEPIIKSLSSLIFKAQDAHYDIATTIMTMKSHIQALEERANAANLQSTVFAQMAAESIPKKLHCIDIKLTADWFQSKSIQELADESRNSPRLTDINLYHFCIFSDNILAVSVVVNSTVSNAEHPKQLVFHVVTNGVKYGAMQAWFLGNDFKGAAVEVLNVENFTWLNASYSPLLRQLHDADSQKYYFGGLQDTSLDPKFRNPKYLSILNHLRFYIPEIYPQLEKVVFLDDDIVVQKDLIPLFSLDLHGNVNGAVETCLESFHRYYKYLNFSNPLISTKFDPQACGWAFGMNVFDLISWRKANATARYHHWQEQNTDKSLWKLGTLPPGLLAFYGLTEPLDRRWHVLGLGYDMNIDSRLIETAAVIHFNGNMKPWLELSIGRYRPLWERYVNQTHSYIQECATSL, encoded by the exons ATGCGGCGTCGGGCAGCCGACTATCGCCGCCCGATCCGTAGGAGGTTATCGTATTGGATCTGCGCACTTCTCGTGGTATTCTCTTTTGTTGGATTTCTTTTGTTCATTGTTCAGCATAACCATAATGACGAGGATCGTGCGGAACAGCCGGTAATG GAGTTTAATGACCATGTGGTTCACGAGAATCGAAATTCTACGAAAGATATGTCAAGTGCCAGATCATATGCCAGACAATTAGGAGAGCAGATGACCCTTGCCAAAGCTTATGTTATTATAgccaatgaacataataatctTCATCTTGCTTGGGAGCTGAGTTCAAAAATAAGAAGTTGCCAATTCTTGCTCTCCAAGGCTGCAATGAGGAACGAGCCCATAGCTCTAGAGGAGGCCGAACCAATCATTAAAAGTTTATCATCCCTAATTTTTAAGGCGCAAGACGCCCATTATGATATTGCGACCACAATAATGACCATGAAGTCTCATATTCAAGCTCTGGAAGAACGTGCAAATGCCGCAAATCTTCAGAGTACTGTATTTGCACAAATGGCTGCTGAATCAATACCCAAGAAGCTTCATTGCATTGACATTAAACTCACGGCCGATTGGTTTCAGAGCAAGTCCATCCAGGAGCTTGCAGATGAGAGTAGGAACTCTCCTCGATTAACAGACATCAATCTTTACCACTTTTGTATATTTTCAGATAATATTCTGGCTGTTTCAGTTGTCGTTAATTCTACAGTTTCTAACGCCGAACATCCAAAGCAACTTGTATTCCATGTTGTTACAAATGGAGTAAAATATGGAGCAATGCAGGCTTGGTTCCTCGGTAATGATTTCAAAGGTGCTGCAGTTGAAGTCCTAAATGTTGAAAACTTTACTTGGTTGAATGCATCCTATTCTCCTCTTCTAAGACAACTCCATGATGCTGATTCACAGAAATACTACTTTGGAGGTTTGCAAGATACTAGTCTTGATCCAAAGTTTCGTAATCCCAAGTATCTGTCTATTTTAAATCACCTTCGGTTCTACATTCCCGAGATTTATCCCCAATTGGAAAAGGTAGTTTTTCTCGATGATGACATTGTGGTTCAGAAGGATTTGATTCCTCTCTTTTCCTTGGATTTGCATGGAAATGTAAATGGCGCAGTTGAAACTTGTCTTGAATCTTTCCACCGCTACTACAAGTACCTCAATTTTTCGAACCCACTGATCAGCACAAAATTTGATCCTCAAGCGTGTGGATGGGCATTTGGGATGAATGTTTTTGACTTGATTTCTTGGAGAAAGGCAAATGCGACTGCAAGATATCATCATTGGCAGGAACAAAATACCGATAAGTCACTTTGGAAGCTCGGCACACTTCCTCCTGGACTTTTGGCTTTCTATGGATTGACGGAGCCACTTGATCGGAGATGGCATGTCTTAGGGCTGGGTTACGACATGAATATTGACAGCCGCCTAATCGAGACTGCTGCCGTTATTCACTTCAATGGGAACATGAAACCCTGGCTAGAGCTTAGTATAGGCAGGTATAGACCTCTATGGGAACGGTACGTGAATCAGACTCACTCTTATATTCAAGAATGCGCGACAAGTTTATAA
- the LOC142538553 gene encoding protein SLOW WALKER 2: SCKTPALIPHRYFSLPPPPPPPPLPPDRATFQVQSRKWCLLRNRKTVDEAVDLQSDVASFASSLGFPSSGAPSSGFNDADFRKKGPLKPRTQAPNVSYQNRPLKEKSSQIRNKDSKSYPGRKSEQSPAQNSGLNSSHLFREDDSRFKNLPKLPLVKANALGVWYNDVAELEEKVIGDNKRAEFNSVEEWNTLVEKKKELGERLLVQYTRDYDSSRGKSGDIKMLVATQRSGTAADKVSALSVMVGDNPVANLRSIDMILGMVTSKIGKRHALTAFEVLKELFISLLPDRKLKILFQRPLNCLSDTKDDYSLLLFWYWEERLKERYGRFVSALEEASRDVLDKLKNMALKTMYSLLSNKSEEERRILSSLVNKLGDPENKVASNADYHLANLLADHPNMKGVVIDEVDNFLFRPRLGLRAKYHAVNFLSQIRLGHKGDGPKAAKRLIDIYFALFKILISEASTAPPVAKQGKEDRKTFISSKVNKTKVSSDTHLEMDSRILSALLTGVNRAFPFVSSDETDDVIEVQAPLLFQLVCSFKNFNVGVQALMLLDKISSKNQIVSDRYYRALYSKLLLPSAMNSSKEEMFIGLLSRSMKNDVNMKRVAAFSKRLLQVALQLAPQYACGCLFMLSEVLRARPPLWKVVLQNETSVADEDLEHFEDVREDDDNRVNYKLDKTDNKDSVVQKNNECNGDSDASLDEDDSVASSSEYDSFNESDDLLGKGGLEKVENVNLTSGNGAHKVHGLNDGPALPSGYNPRHREPNYCNADLVGWWELTVLASHVHPSVAAMARTLLSGVNIVYNGNPINDLSLGAFLDKFMEKKARQNTWHGASQIEPAKKLEMNHQLVGAEIISLAEADVPPEDVVFHKFYMNKMNSLKKPKKKKKKTADDEAAEEIFGVDGDEDESDNEEINNLVDSGNPSFETEGGYDYEDLDKIANEDDDDLIGDASDEETNLSSDVAYEEIVNGEISSEDSGNDVAIGEADDGNISDESFELKTKKRKTRENSGVSPFASLEDYSHLMDEEDPESSKSSSRTKKRESKKRKN; encoded by the exons AGTTGTAAAACCCCAGCCCTAATTCCTCATCGTTATTTTTCTCTTCCTCCTCCGCCACCACCGCCTCCGCTGCCGCCCGACAGGGCTACTTTTCAAGTTCAGAGCCGTAAATGGTGTCTGTTAAGAAATCGAAAAACCGTTGATGAAGCAGTGGACCTTCAGTCTGATGTCGCATCATTTGCCTCATCCCTCGGCTTCCCTTCTAGCGGCGCCCCTTCCTCTGGCTTCAACGACGCTGATTTTCGCAAAAAGGGCCCACTTAAACCCCGTACTCAAGCGCCCAATGTTTCCTACCAAAACAGGCCCCTGAAGGAGAAGAGTAGCCAAATTAGGAACAAAGACAGTAAATCATATCCTGGACGCAAATCCGAGCAATCTCCAGCTCAAAACAGTGGTTTAAACAGTAGTCATTTGTTTAGGGAGGACGATAGCAGATTTAAGAACCTCCCAAAGCTTCCGTTGGTGAAAGCTAATGCTTTGGGCGTGTGGTATAATGATGTTGCTGAGCTGGAGGAAAAGGTGATTGGGGATAATAAGAGAGCTGAGTTCAATAGTGTGGAGGAATGGAACACTTTGGTGGAGAAGAAGAAAGAGTTGGGGGAACGGCTGTTGGTGCAATATACCCGAGATTACGATTCCTCCAGGGGGAAAAGCGGGGATATCAAGATGCTTGTGGCTACTCAAAGGTCGGGGACTGCTGCAGATAAGGTGTCTGCCTTGTCGGTCATGGTTGGGGATAATCCTGTAGCGAATTTGCGAtcaattgatatgattttgg GAATGGTGACATCAAAAATTGGGAAACGACATGCGTTAACAGCCTTTGAAGTGTTGAAAGAACTATTTAttag TTTACTACCAGATCGCAAGCTGAAGATACTATTTCAGCGGCCCCTAAATTGCCTCTCTGATACAAAAGATGACTACTCTCTTTTACTTTTCTGGTATTGGGAGGAAAGATTAAAGGAAAG GTATGGACGTTTTGTTTCTGCCCTTGAGGAAGCTTCGCGTGATGTTCTAGACAAGCTCAAGAACATGGCTCTGAAG ACCATGTATTCGTTGCTGAGTAATAAATCAGAAGAAGAGCGCCGTATACTATCGTCATTGGTGAACAAG CTTGGAGATCCTGAAAACAAAGTTGCATCAAATGCAGAttatcacttggcaaatcttTTAGCTGACCATCCAAATATGAAG GGAGTTGTGATTGACGAAGTGGATAATTTCCTTTTTCGGCCTCGTCTAGGATTACGAGCCAAATATCATGCA GTGAACTTCTTAAGTCAAATCCGGTTGGGTCACAAGGGAGATGGTCCAAAAGCTGCAAAACGGTTGATAGATATCTATTTTGCTCTCTTTAAG ATTTTGATTTCTGAGGCTAGTACAGCTCCACCTGTGGCAAAGCAGGGCAAAGAAGACAGAAAAACTTTCATATCCTCGAAAGTGAATAAAACAAAAGTCTCATCAGATACACATCTTGAGATGGATTCACGGATATTATCAGCTCTATTAACG GGTGTTAATAGAGCTTTTCCTTTTGTTTCCAGTGATGAAACTGATGATGTGATCGAGGTCCAGGCACCACTATTGTTTCAACTGGTAT GTTCATTTAAGAACTTTAATGTTGGAGTTCAAGCACTGATGCTTCTTGACAAAATCTCTTCCAAAAACCAGATAGTCAGTGATCGTTATTATCGTGCCTTGTACTCAAAACTCCTGCTTCCCTCTGCGATGAATTCTTCCAAG GAGGAAATGTTCATTGGGCTTCTATCGAGGTCGATGAAGAATGATGTTAATATGAAGCGAGTTGCTGCTTTCTCAAAGCGACTGTTACAG GTTGCTCTTCAGCTGGCGCCTCAGTATGCATGTGGATGCCTTTTTATGCTCTCTGAAGTCCTTAGAGCACGCCCTCCTCTTTG GAAGGTGGTGCTTCAAAATGAAACTTCTGTTGCTGATGAAGATCTTGAGCATTTTGAGGACGTTCGAGAAGATGATGACAATCGTGTCAATTATAAACTGGATAAGACAGACAATAAAGACTCTGTTGTGCAAAAGAATAATGAGTGTAATGGTGATAGTGATGCTTCACTCGATGAAGATGATTCTGTGGCTTCTAGTTCCGAATATGATAGTTTTAATGAATCGGATGATTTGCTTGGGAAAGGTGGTCTAGAAAAAGTGGAAAACGTTAATTTGACATCTGGCAATGGAGCACACAAAGTTCATGGTTTAAATGATGGTCCTGCATTACCCAGTGGGTACAACCCACGTCATAGGGAACCTAATTATTG TAATGCGGATTTGGTTGGCTGGTGGGAGCTAACGGTACTCGCCTCTCACGTGCACCCGTCAGTTGCTGCAATGGCTAGAACCCTTCTTTCTGGGGTCAATATTGTGTATAATGGCAATCCGATCAATGACCTTTCACTTGGTGCTTTCCTGGACAAGTTCATGGAAAAGAAGGCCAGGCAAAATACATGGCATGGTGCGTCGCAGATTGAACCTGCCAAGAAG CTTGAAATGAACCACCAGTTGGTTGGAGCAGAAATTATATCACTTGCTGAAGCTGATGTACCCCCTGAGGATGTTGTTTTCCACAAGTTTTACATGAACAAAATGAACTCCTTAAAGAaaccaaaaaagaaaaagaagaagacagCAGATGACGAGGCTGCTGAAGAGATATTTGGTGTTGATGGAGATGAGGATGAAAGTGACAATGAAGAGATTAACAATCTCGTGGATTCTGGAAATCCTTCTTTCGAGACGGAAGGTGGTTATGACTAcgaggatttggacaaaattgctaATGAGGATGATGATGACTTGATTGGTGATGCCAGTGATGAAGAAACGAACTTATCTTCAGATGTTGCTTATGAAGAAATTGTGAATGGTGAAATTAGTTCCGAGGACAGTGGTAATGATGTTGCCATTGGTGAAGCAGATGATGGGAATATTTCTGATGAGAGCTTTGAACTAAAGACAAAGAAACGGAAAACCCGCGAAAATTCTGGAGTGTCTCCTTTCGCGAGCCTTGAAGATTATTCACATTTGATGGACGAGGAGGATCCTGAATCCTCGAAGTCATCCTCACGAACAAAAAAGCGcgagtcaaagaagaggaagaacTAA
- the LOC142540952 gene encoding hexosyltransferase GAUT11-like isoform X2, with protein MSSARSYARQLGEQMTLAKAYVIIANEHNNLHLAWELSSKIRSCQFLLSKAAMRNEPIALEEAEPIIKSLSSLIFKAQDAHYDIATTIMTMKSHIQALEERANAANLQSTVFAQMAAESIPKKLHCIDIKLTADWFQSKSIQELADESRNSPRLTDINLYHFCIFSDNILAVSVVVNSTVSNAEHPKQLVFHVVTNGVKYGAMQAWFLGNDFKGAAVEVLNVENFTWLNASYSPLLRQLHDADSQKYYFGGLQDTSLDPKFRNPKYLSILNHLRFYIPEIYPQLEKVVFLDDDIVVQKDLIPLFSLDLHGNVNGAVETCLESFHRYYKYLNFSNPLISTKFDPQACGWAFGMNVFDLISWRKANATARYHHWQEQNTDKSLWKLGTLPPGLLAFYGLTEPLDRRWHVLGLGYDMNIDSRLIETAAVIHFNGNMKPWLELSIGRYRPLWERYVNQTHSYIQECATSL; from the coding sequence ATGTCAAGTGCCAGATCATATGCCAGACAATTAGGAGAGCAGATGACCCTTGCCAAAGCTTATGTTATTATAgccaatgaacataataatctTCATCTTGCTTGGGAGCTGAGTTCAAAAATAAGAAGTTGCCAATTCTTGCTCTCCAAGGCTGCAATGAGGAACGAGCCCATAGCTCTAGAGGAGGCCGAACCAATCATTAAAAGTTTATCATCCCTAATTTTTAAGGCGCAAGACGCCCATTATGATATTGCGACCACAATAATGACCATGAAGTCTCATATTCAAGCTCTGGAAGAACGTGCAAATGCCGCAAATCTTCAGAGTACTGTATTTGCACAAATGGCTGCTGAATCAATACCCAAGAAGCTTCATTGCATTGACATTAAACTCACGGCCGATTGGTTTCAGAGCAAGTCCATCCAGGAGCTTGCAGATGAGAGTAGGAACTCTCCTCGATTAACAGACATCAATCTTTACCACTTTTGTATATTTTCAGATAATATTCTGGCTGTTTCAGTTGTCGTTAATTCTACAGTTTCTAACGCCGAACATCCAAAGCAACTTGTATTCCATGTTGTTACAAATGGAGTAAAATATGGAGCAATGCAGGCTTGGTTCCTCGGTAATGATTTCAAAGGTGCTGCAGTTGAAGTCCTAAATGTTGAAAACTTTACTTGGTTGAATGCATCCTATTCTCCTCTTCTAAGACAACTCCATGATGCTGATTCACAGAAATACTACTTTGGAGGTTTGCAAGATACTAGTCTTGATCCAAAGTTTCGTAATCCCAAGTATCTGTCTATTTTAAATCACCTTCGGTTCTACATTCCCGAGATTTATCCCCAATTGGAAAAGGTAGTTTTTCTCGATGATGACATTGTGGTTCAGAAGGATTTGATTCCTCTCTTTTCCTTGGATTTGCATGGAAATGTAAATGGCGCAGTTGAAACTTGTCTTGAATCTTTCCACCGCTACTACAAGTACCTCAATTTTTCGAACCCACTGATCAGCACAAAATTTGATCCTCAAGCGTGTGGATGGGCATTTGGGATGAATGTTTTTGACTTGATTTCTTGGAGAAAGGCAAATGCGACTGCAAGATATCATCATTGGCAGGAACAAAATACCGATAAGTCACTTTGGAAGCTCGGCACACTTCCTCCTGGACTTTTGGCTTTCTATGGATTGACGGAGCCACTTGATCGGAGATGGCATGTCTTAGGGCTGGGTTACGACATGAATATTGACAGCCGCCTAATCGAGACTGCTGCCGTTATTCACTTCAATGGGAACATGAAACCCTGGCTAGAGCTTAGTATAGGCAGGTATAGACCTCTATGGGAACGGTACGTGAATCAGACTCACTCTTATATTCAAGAATGCGCGACAAGTTTATAA